One genomic segment of Nanoarchaeota archaeon includes these proteins:
- a CDS encoding GNAT family N-acetyltransferase yields the protein MAEESIFREDLDIELISEKHKNILETFKTDNTELKQFLIEDALGNQEMGISYTYLWFYKKNNELVAYITLLADAVRVHGTFLGQTFLDKGVEYKTMPALKVGRLCVSKDYARRGIGTLTTDFAIKKLVAINEQVAIGCRFLIVDAKKDAVHFYKKMDFAVLKAREKGTLPMYRDLLNLIRIKRE from the coding sequence ATGGCAGAAGAGAGTATTTTCCGGGAAGATTTGGATATTGAACTAATCTCGGAGAAACACAAAAATATTCTCGAAACCTTCAAAACTGATAATACAGAACTCAAGCAATTCCTGATAGAAGACGCCCTAGGAAATCAGGAAATGGGCATATCCTACACATACCTCTGGTTTTACAAGAAAAATAATGAGCTTGTTGCATATATTACGTTGCTTGCAGATGCTGTACGGGTTCATGGAACCTTTCTCGGACAGACTTTTCTGGACAAGGGTGTAGAATACAAAACTATGCCCGCGTTAAAGGTAGGCAGACTTTGCGTAAGCAAGGATTATGCAAGACGTGGAATAGGCACGCTAACAACCGATTTTGCCATAAAAAAGCTCGTTGCAATAAATGAGCAAGTAGCCATAGGGTGCCGGTTTCTCATCGTTGATGCAAAGAAGGATGCAGTACACTTTTACAAGAAGATGGATTTTGCCGTCCTGAAAGCAAGAGAAAAGGGCACTTTGCCCATGTATCGCGATCTGCTGAACCTGATAAGAATTAAGCGCGAATAA
- a CDS encoding glycosyltransferase family 39 protein, whose protein sequence is MHPENKKYVIIFYIALILFIALQILTLYHNNPLWWDEAVYIGMGKYIFSGCSIGFWEEIRPPIMPLFSGILWKLGFDPLSAGRTMAMLFSAGTIVLTYLIGRRAFGEKEGITAAVLLAFTKIYFYFSTLLLSDIISLFFAMAAIYAYISIKSEKSMFITGIFVSMAFLTRFPMAAVAAAIAVSIIISEKYGKKGAFSFESTLNKIYDFMSGVLFLVIPYLLINEYLYGSFAKPFISANKNITKIYSWLYDLGYGFYFNELWIQSTFLAFTAIGIIYFVAGKLWQDKEKLPVFVAGLFLIIYFTLLNHKEARYMLAFLPYLFIIAAYGFFEILRMFEKAPYKQIASVISIIFLSITVWNLVLVDIERAKEVGNISEFEKTYSKMDFGKGPLFSSTRNIVVYSDLKITPIYYSLIFTQNNYDAIHDETGYAIFNSCDFPCPEEDIECSNTIKAFARDIQKNSKTIYYGNDSKCDYYIFQKQKVV, encoded by the coding sequence ATGCATCCCGAAAATAAGAAATACGTGATAATTTTTTACATAGCCCTGATTCTATTCATAGCGCTTCAAATCCTTACTCTATACCACAATAATCCGTTATGGTGGGATGAAGCAGTTTATATCGGAATGGGAAAATATATTTTTTCCGGATGTTCAATAGGGTTCTGGGAAGAAATAAGGCCTCCCATAATGCCTCTTTTCTCTGGAATTCTTTGGAAACTCGGATTTGATCCGCTGTCTGCAGGCCGCACTATGGCAATGCTTTTTTCTGCAGGCACAATCGTTCTTACCTATCTTATTGGAAGGCGCGCATTTGGCGAAAAGGAAGGCATTACTGCGGCAGTGCTTCTTGCTTTCACGAAAATATATTTCTATTTCAGCACGCTTCTTTTAAGCGATATAATCTCGCTTTTCTTCGCAATGGCTGCCATATACGCATACATCTCGATAAAATCAGAAAAATCAATGTTCATCACAGGCATATTTGTATCGATGGCATTCCTTACGCGATTCCCAATGGCTGCGGTTGCGGCGGCAATAGCGGTTTCAATCATAATATCAGAAAAATACGGCAAAAAAGGCGCGTTTAGTTTTGAAAGCACCCTTAATAAAATATATGATTTTATGTCGGGGGTGCTGTTTTTGGTAATTCCCTACCTTCTCATAAATGAGTATCTTTACGGCTCTTTTGCAAAACCATTCATTTCCGCGAACAAAAACATAACAAAAATATATTCCTGGCTTTATGATTTGGGATATGGATTCTATTTTAATGAACTGTGGATTCAAAGCACATTTCTCGCATTTACTGCTATCGGAATAATCTATTTTGTGGCAGGAAAACTCTGGCAGGATAAAGAAAAACTGCCTGTTTTTGTAGCCGGGCTGTTCCTCATAATCTATTTCACGCTCCTGAACCACAAGGAAGCCAGATACATGCTGGCTTTCCTCCCCTATCTATTCATCATCGCAGCATACGGCTTTTTTGAGATTCTGCGAATGTTTGAAAAAGCGCCGTACAAGCAGATTGCCTCAGTAATTTCGATAATCTTCTTGTCAATAACTGTATGGAATCTCGTTCTTGTAGATATTGAAAGGGCGAAGGAAGTCGGAAATATTTCAGAATTCGAGAAAACATACTCGAAAATGGATTTCGGGAAAGGTCCTTTATTTTCCTCAACGCGAAACATAGTGGTTTATTCGGACCTAAAAATAACGCCGATATATTACTCGCTGATTTTCACGCAGAACAATTACGACGCAATACATGATGAAACAGGATATGCGATATTCAATTCATGCGATTTTCCGTGCCCGGAAGAGGATATTGAATGCTCGAATACTATAAAGGCATTTGCAAGAGACATACAAAAAAACAGCAAAACGATTTACTATGGAAATGACTCCAAATGCGATTATTATATATTCCAAAAACAAAAGGTTGTTTGA
- a CDS encoding glycosyltransferase family 2 protein → MPQNISIIIPAYNEEARITSTLKAYSEFSKASRKNGLLIELIVVCDGCLDKTAKIAKRFKNVKVLEFARRLGKGGGVFAGFNAASGDYLGFVDADNAVTPEEYEKLISAVIESADCVIASRKIEGSRIFESRGEMQKFGSKALNSLAKLLFGLEIHDTQCGAKIFSREAIEKIMPAMRSSSFEFDIEMLWRIKHAGYSIKEVPIIWRGKKEAKFSMLESPKMFFNLVLRRLGA, encoded by the coding sequence ATGCCCCAAAATATTTCGATAATAATCCCTGCATATAATGAAGAGGCGCGCATAACCTCAACACTTAAGGCATATTCTGAGTTTTCGAAAGCATCTCGCAAAAACGGGCTTCTTATCGAGCTGATTGTTGTATGCGACGGCTGTCTGGATAAAACAGCAAAAATCGCAAAGCGCTTCAAAAACGTCAAAGTTCTTGAATTTGCCCGAAGGCTTGGAAAAGGCGGCGGAGTGTTTGCGGGATTTAATGCCGCGAGTGGCGATTATCTCGGATTTGTTGATGCGGATAATGCAGTAACGCCGGAAGAATATGAAAAGCTTATCTCCGCAGTCATAGAAAGCGCGGATTGTGTAATAGCCTCGCGAAAAATCGAAGGCTCAAGAATATTCGAATCAAGAGGCGAGATGCAAAAATTTGGAAGCAAAGCGCTTAATTCGCTTGCCAAACTGCTTTTTGGCCTCGAAATTCACGATACTCAATGCGGAGCAAAGATTTTTTCGCGCGAAGCTATCGAAAAAATAATGCCTGCAATGCGCTCAAGCAGCTTTGAATTCGATATCGAAATGCTCTGGCGCATAAAACACGCAGGATATTCGATAAAAGAAGTGCCGATAATCTGGCGCGGAAAAAAAGAGGCGAAATTCAGCATGCTTGAATCCCCGAAGATGTTCTTCAATCTCGTTCTAAGAAGGCTTGGCGCTTAA
- a CDS encoding tRNA (N(6)-L-threonylcarbamoyladenosine(37)-C(2))-methylthiotransferase, translated as MKINIETYGCESNVSSSETIAGLIAEAGHQMVPFDSAEVIILNTCALQLSTENKILRRLSELNMQRKRVLVMGCLTEIIKEKIEEVAPTASIAAVSSTAHVVEILEKMQSNTRVLRFKDKPIQLINSPKLKINQYVAIIPISDGCSENCSYCIDAITRGILISNEPDRIIREVQNAVASGAREIHLVAQDVAAYGKDNGSRLPALLRKLTSIPGEFRIKLGSMNPTNVMPILKDLILAYNHPKIYKYLEIPMQSGSNKILAEMKREYTAEQYKNIVAEFRKAYSNTTIATDVIIGFPGESDEDFGKTIALINEIKPDVLKAYNYSVRPLTKAASMPDQIPSWKIKNRSDEVKTLSMKYADMKNEEWLGWKGDVLVTEMDDGTPIGRNFAYKPVLLKEGKLGDTVVAEIEQARSDYLVSR; from the coding sequence ATGAAAATTAATATAGAAACTTACGGATGCGAAAGCAATGTTTCTTCTTCTGAGACAATTGCAGGACTGATTGCAGAAGCTGGCCACCAGATGGTGCCTTTTGATTCGGCGGAAGTCATAATACTTAACACATGCGCGCTTCAGCTATCAACTGAAAACAAGATTCTTCGCAGGCTATCAGAGCTTAATATGCAAAGAAAACGCGTTCTTGTAATGGGCTGCCTAACTGAAATAATAAAAGAAAAAATCGAGGAAGTGGCACCGACTGCAAGCATTGCTGCAGTCAGCTCAACAGCACATGTTGTTGAAATACTTGAAAAGATGCAGTCAAACACACGGGTCCTCAGATTCAAGGACAAGCCCATTCAGCTCATAAATTCTCCGAAACTGAAAATAAATCAGTATGTTGCAATAATCCCCATATCTGACGGATGCTCGGAAAACTGCTCATATTGTATTGATGCGATAACGCGCGGCATATTGATAAGCAACGAACCGGATAGAATTATCCGCGAAGTGCAGAATGCTGTGGCTTCCGGGGCAAGGGAAATACATCTTGTTGCGCAGGATGTTGCAGCTTATGGAAAAGATAATGGCTCGCGCCTTCCGGCACTGCTTAGAAAGCTCACATCAATTCCCGGAGAATTCAGAATAAAGCTCGGCTCAATGAATCCTACAAATGTTATGCCGATACTTAAGGATTTGATTCTTGCATACAACCACCCGAAAATCTACAAATATTTGGAAATTCCGATGCAATCGGGCTCGAACAAAATACTTGCAGAAATGAAGCGCGAATACACCGCAGAACAGTACAAAAACATTGTTGCGGAATTCAGAAAAGCATACTCGAACACAACAATAGCAACAGACGTCATCATAGGCTTCCCTGGCGAAAGCGACGAGGATTTCGGAAAAACTATCGCACTGATAAACGAAATAAAGCCGGATGTTCTCAAGGCATACAATTATAGCGTAAGGCCGCTGACAAAAGCAGCCTCAATGCCGGACCAGATACCTTCTTGGAAAATAAAGAACCGCTCGGATGAAGTGAAAACACTTTCAATGAAATATGCGGATATGAAAAACGAAGAATGGCTCGGCTGGAAGGGAGATGTCCTTGTAACTGAAATGGATGACGGAACGCCAATCGGCAGGAATTTCGCGTACAAACCTGTGCTTCTGAAAGAAGGAAAATTAGGCGATACGGTTGTAGCGGAGATTGAACAAGCAAGAAGCGATTATCTTGTATCAAGATGA